A section of the Neorhizobium galegae bv. orientalis str. HAMBI 540 genome encodes:
- a CDS encoding MgtC/SapB family protein, whose translation MLNVLAEEFSHEAPVAIEVFLVRLVGAAFLCGLIGLEREFRNNSAGLRTNMLIGLASAVFTLVGLQIMHEFGNQPNTVQIDPIRLIEAVTAGIAFLAAGVVFQMRGDVKGLTTGASMWLSGAIGLCVGLGMWIVAVAATSAGIVILWLLRKPKLQRV comes from the coding sequence ATGCTCAACGTTCTCGCGGAGGAGTTTTCGCACGAGGCGCCCGTTGCAATCGAGGTGTTTCTGGTGAGGCTGGTCGGCGCCGCATTTCTCTGCGGTCTGATCGGCCTCGAACGCGAATTTCGCAATAATTCCGCAGGCCTGCGTACCAACATGCTGATCGGCCTCGCATCTGCCGTCTTCACGCTGGTCGGCCTGCAGATCATGCATGAGTTCGGCAACCAGCCCAATACCGTCCAGATCGACCCGATCCGCCTCATCGAGGCCGTCACCGCCGGAATTGCGTTCCTTGCCGCCGGCGTCGTTTTCCAAATGCGCGGCGATGTGAAGGGCCTGACGACCGGCGCCAGCATGTGGCTGTCCGGTGCGATCGGGCTCTGCGTGGGCCTCGGCATGTGGATCGTCGCAGTAGCCGCGACCAGCGCCGGCATCGTCATCCTCTGGCTGCTGCGCAAACCGAAGTTGCAGCGGGTATGA
- a CDS encoding hybrid sensor histidine kinase/response regulator, protein MFRLTELSEIDLNQLFNLSPNPYVILDRELRLVGMNDAYLAVTGRSRQELLGRNMFDVFPSEPASVPGRLLRQSFAKVLSTGGVDHLPLLPYPIQGPDGELEDRYWSATHTPIKDEAGKLVFILQHTVDVTELHLLRSRSAGDAGLQFHTDLMRRADAVQGQNVALGEEREYLRMLFEQAPGFMAVLRGPEHVFSIVNRSYRTIVGREDLIGKTVREALPDIAGQGFYELLDEVYRTGTPYSAVGARVVLQPSESVPPEERFLDFVYQPIRDRDGLVSGIFVQGQDVTELRRAQEAARENEDRFRTLAQSLPTHVWTATPDGRMQWCNDQIFTYSGLESFYFDRERRSEMLHPDDSPRIAAAWGEAIRVGGRLETEIRLRRHDGVYRWFISRAVPIKNAEGEITLWVATNTDIDEQKQTESELSSLAETLGHRVEERTIELERTQEVLRQSQKMEAIGNLAGGIAHDFNNLLQVITGNLQLLGREFAGNEVAERRLNSALAGASRGARLASQLLAFGRRQPLSPKVINLSRLIREMDHLLRRSLGEAIEIDTIVGGGLWNTLVDPSNVENALLNLAINARDAMNGQGKLTIELGNVFLDDEYARHAFDIDVGKYVMLAVTDTGTGMTADILDKVFDPFFTTKPEGKGTGLGLSMVYGFVKQSGGHIRIYSEPGNGTTVRIYLPRSMEDEDLVGENASGAALGGDETILVVEDDEAVREITVSLLAELGYRVLRAKDADSGLAIVESGVPIDCLFTDVVMPGRLKSSDLAKRAKERLPHLGVLFTSGYTENSIVHGGRLDPGVNLLSKPYTRETLARKIRQVIDQSRQAPSPGLPESPPEITPVQPAVEQPSAPDLPIAVLLVEDEALIRISTADFLQDAGMTVVEAGSAAEALAAGGSQTIDILVTDVHLPEMSGLQLALKLRETLTDLPVIFATGDRNVPGSEELGRTALITKPYDYELLTTRIRSMVTPRSGG, encoded by the coding sequence ATGTTCAGACTGACGGAGCTTTCCGAAATCGATCTGAATCAGTTGTTCAATCTCTCACCCAATCCCTATGTCATCCTCGACCGGGAGTTGCGGCTTGTCGGGATGAATGACGCTTATCTGGCGGTGACGGGGCGTAGCCGTCAAGAGCTTCTCGGCCGCAACATGTTCGATGTGTTTCCGAGCGAGCCGGCGTCAGTCCCGGGCCGGCTGCTGCGCCAATCCTTCGCCAAGGTCCTTTCCACCGGTGGGGTGGATCACCTGCCGCTCCTCCCATATCCGATCCAAGGTCCCGATGGAGAGCTTGAGGATCGTTATTGGAGTGCCACCCATACGCCGATCAAGGACGAGGCCGGCAAGCTGGTCTTCATCCTGCAGCACACCGTGGATGTGACCGAACTTCACCTGCTGCGCAGCCGGTCTGCGGGCGACGCCGGCCTGCAGTTTCATACGGATCTGATGCGCCGGGCCGATGCCGTCCAGGGGCAGAATGTCGCGCTTGGCGAGGAGCGGGAATATCTGCGCATGCTGTTCGAGCAGGCGCCCGGCTTCATGGCCGTGCTGCGCGGCCCAGAGCATGTTTTCTCGATTGTCAACAGATCCTACCGGACGATCGTCGGCCGCGAGGACCTGATCGGCAAGACGGTGCGCGAGGCTCTGCCGGATATCGCCGGCCAGGGCTTTTACGAACTGCTCGACGAGGTTTACCGGACGGGTACGCCCTATAGCGCCGTTGGCGCGCGCGTCGTTCTGCAGCCCTCCGAAAGCGTTCCGCCGGAAGAGCGTTTTCTGGATTTCGTCTATCAGCCGATCCGCGATCGCGACGGTCTGGTCAGCGGCATTTTCGTGCAGGGTCAGGACGTCACGGAGCTTCGCCGTGCGCAGGAGGCGGCCCGCGAGAACGAGGACCGTTTCCGCACGCTTGCCCAGTCGTTGCCGACGCATGTGTGGACGGCGACACCGGATGGCCGGATGCAGTGGTGCAACGACCAGATCTTTACCTATAGCGGCCTGGAATCCTTCTATTTCGACAGGGAGCGCCGCTCCGAGATGCTGCATCCGGACGATTCTCCCCGGATCGCCGCGGCCTGGGGAGAAGCGATCCGCGTCGGGGGCCGTCTTGAGACGGAGATCCGCCTGCGCCGCCACGACGGCGTCTATCGCTGGTTCATCAGTCGCGCGGTACCGATCAAGAATGCCGAAGGCGAGATCACCCTCTGGGTCGCTACCAATACCGATATCGATGAACAGAAACAGACCGAATCGGAGCTTTCCAGCCTCGCCGAAACCCTCGGCCATCGCGTCGAGGAAAGAACGATCGAGCTCGAGCGGACGCAGGAAGTGCTTCGCCAAAGCCAGAAGATGGAGGCGATCGGCAACCTCGCCGGTGGCATCGCCCACGATTTCAACAATCTCCTGCAGGTGATCACCGGCAATCTCCAGCTTCTCGGGCGGGAGTTCGCGGGCAATGAAGTTGCCGAAAGACGGTTGAACAGCGCGCTTGCAGGGGCGTCGCGCGGCGCCCGGCTTGCCTCGCAGCTTCTCGCCTTCGGCCGCCGCCAGCCGCTTTCGCCGAAGGTGATCAATCTGAGCCGCCTGATCCGCGAGATGGATCATCTCTTGAGGCGCAGTCTCGGCGAAGCGATCGAGATCGACACGATCGTCGGCGGCGGGTTGTGGAACACGCTGGTCGATCCGAGCAATGTCGAGAACGCGCTCCTCAATCTCGCCATCAATGCACGCGATGCGATGAATGGGCAGGGCAAGCTGACGATCGAGCTCGGCAATGTCTTCCTCGACGACGAATATGCGCGGCACGCGTTCGACATTGACGTCGGGAAATATGTGATGCTGGCGGTCACCGATACCGGTACGGGCATGACGGCCGACATTCTGGACAAGGTCTTCGATCCCTTCTTCACCACCAAGCCGGAAGGCAAGGGGACAGGGCTCGGCCTTTCCATGGTCTATGGCTTCGTCAAACAGTCGGGCGGCCATATCAGGATCTACAGCGAGCCGGGCAACGGCACCACCGTGCGGATATATCTTCCGCGATCGATGGAGGACGAGGATTTGGTTGGCGAAAATGCCAGTGGTGCTGCCTTGGGCGGCGACGAGACAATACTGGTCGTCGAGGACGACGAAGCCGTGCGGGAAATCACCGTCAGTCTGCTCGCCGAACTCGGTTATCGGGTCCTGCGGGCCAAGGATGCCGACAGCGGGCTTGCGATCGTCGAAAGCGGCGTGCCGATCGACTGCCTGTTCACGGATGTGGTGATGCCGGGGCGGTTGAAAAGCAGCGATCTCGCCAAGCGGGCCAAGGAGAGGCTGCCGCATCTCGGTGTGCTGTTCACCTCGGGTTATACCGAAAATTCGATTGTCCACGGCGGGCGGCTCGATCCGGGGGTCAACCTGCTGAGCAAGCCCTATACGCGGGAGACGCTCGCCCGAAAAATCCGCCAGGTGATCGATCAGAGCCGGCAGGCTCCGTCGCCGGGCTTGCCCGAAAGTCCTCCCGAGATAACGCCTGTTCAGCCGGCCGTCGAGCAGCCTTCGGCGCCAGATCTGCCGATCGCGGTTCTGCTGGTCGAGGACGAAGCGCTGATCCGCATCTCGACGGCGGATTTCCTGCAGGATGCCGGCATGACCGTGGTCGAGGCGGGATCGGCGGCCGAAGCGCTTGCCGCAGGTGGCAGCCAGACGATCGACATCCTCGTCACCGACGTGCATCTGCCGGAAATGAGTGGCTTGCAACTCGCATTGAAATTGCGCGAAACGCTTACCGATCTGCCGGTGATCTTTGCCACCGGCGACCGCAACGTGCCGGGATCGGAGGAGCTCGGCCGGACGGCGCTGATCACCAAGCCTTACGACTACGAGCTGCTGACGACCCGCATACGGTCGATGGTGACGCCACGGTCGGGGGGCTGA
- a CDS encoding putative bifunctional diguanylate cyclase/phosphodiesterase, whose translation MSHVDSIDIAERRRLDALANYRIAGSGPENRFDRICRFASELFSTRMAFVTLIEEDRQWFKACSGLDIEETHRSESFCDHTIRTDDVLVVSDARFDARFSSLPIVTGEPFIRFYAGAPLVSPDGFRIGALCIADTQVRESFSERERRTLAGLAAMVMEHMELRREGIPQATAANFANATDLSLITVDPTGRIEFVNQAALDMFGFGREEMIGSSLDMIVPERFRAAHNAGLARVAAGGNSKLKGKTVEVSARRKDGTEFPIEMALSIWHDQRGVGVGAIIKDISERRDRDVRLLRLASQDTLTGLCNRPRFEDLLREELASKRPLAVLLFDLDGFKDVNDRLGHGVGDSLLQAIGVRLPAVLDRNVTVSRFGGDEFAILIPGTGDPLIAQKTANVVIEAFKIPFEVAGHTFRVGASVGFSLAPNHGSDAEELIASADFALYRAKQAGGRVVRMFEQSMRNETLARRTLRDELLRALNRHELVLHYQPQVTIETGEVFGVEALIRWQHPERGLLSPAAFLPALEQSSIALDVGLWVLDEAGRQMAAWNAAGYPPIKMGVNLFPAQVRAGDLARSVVDLIARYALDPRLLEIEITETVTLNDDDQSLESIQALSELGVGIAFDDFGTGYASLGSLQRYPLTTLKIDMGFVRDLLTKPRDAAITRALIMLSKELGLKTIAEGIETEEQEAALRLMGCEAGQGYRYGKPMPADEVARLFVQPIEKQRIRIK comes from the coding sequence ATGTCCCACGTCGACAGCATCGATATTGCAGAGCGCAGACGGCTCGACGCTCTGGCAAATTACCGTATTGCGGGTTCCGGGCCTGAAAACCGTTTTGATCGCATCTGCCGTTTTGCCTCGGAGCTTTTTTCCACGCGCATGGCTTTCGTGACGCTGATCGAGGAGGATCGGCAATGGTTCAAGGCCTGTTCCGGTCTCGATATCGAGGAGACCCACCGATCCGAATCCTTTTGCGATCACACGATCCGCACGGATGATGTTCTCGTGGTGTCCGACGCCCGGTTCGACGCCCGGTTCTCCAGCCTGCCGATCGTCACCGGCGAACCATTCATCCGGTTTTACGCCGGAGCGCCGCTGGTCTCGCCGGACGGTTTTCGGATCGGAGCGCTGTGCATCGCCGACACGCAGGTGCGCGAAAGCTTTTCCGAGCGGGAAAGGCGGACGCTCGCGGGCCTTGCAGCCATGGTCATGGAGCACATGGAATTGCGTCGCGAGGGCATACCGCAGGCGACGGCTGCCAACTTTGCGAATGCTACCGATCTTTCGCTGATTACCGTCGATCCCACCGGCCGGATCGAATTCGTCAACCAGGCGGCGCTCGACATGTTCGGTTTCGGACGGGAGGAGATGATCGGCAGCTCGCTCGACATGATCGTGCCGGAGCGATTCCGCGCGGCCCACAATGCCGGTCTCGCGCGCGTGGCCGCGGGCGGCAATTCCAAGCTCAAGGGCAAGACCGTCGAGGTTTCGGCTCGCCGCAAGGATGGTACGGAGTTTCCGATCGAGATGGCCCTTTCGATCTGGCACGATCAGCGCGGCGTCGGCGTGGGCGCCATCATCAAGGACATATCCGAACGCCGTGACCGCGACGTCCGGCTCCTGAGGCTGGCAAGCCAGGATACGCTCACCGGCCTATGCAACCGGCCTCGTTTCGAGGACCTTCTGCGCGAGGAACTGGCGAGCAAGCGGCCGCTTGCCGTGCTGCTCTTCGATCTCGACGGCTTCAAGGACGTCAACGATCGGCTGGGGCACGGCGTCGGCGACTCCCTGCTGCAGGCGATCGGTGTCAGATTGCCGGCGGTTCTCGATCGTAACGTCACGGTCTCCCGGTTCGGCGGCGACGAGTTTGCCATTCTCATTCCCGGAACTGGCGATCCCCTTATCGCCCAGAAGACCGCAAATGTGGTCATCGAGGCTTTCAAGATACCGTTCGAGGTTGCCGGGCACACGTTCCGTGTCGGGGCGAGCGTCGGCTTTTCGCTCGCTCCCAATCATGGTTCGGATGCGGAGGAACTGATCGCCAGCGCCGATTTCGCGCTCTATCGGGCCAAACAGGCCGGCGGTCGCGTCGTGCGCATGTTCGAACAGTCGATGCGCAACGAGACCCTGGCAAGGCGAACGCTCCGGGACGAATTGCTGCGGGCTTTGAACAGGCACGAGCTCGTGCTGCACTATCAACCGCAGGTGACCATCGAGACCGGCGAGGTGTTCGGCGTCGAAGCATTGATACGCTGGCAGCATCCCGAACGCGGTCTCCTGTCGCCCGCCGCTTTCCTTCCGGCTCTGGAGCAGAGTTCTATCGCGCTCGACGTCGGCCTGTGGGTGCTGGACGAGGCGGGTCGCCAGATGGCCGCCTGGAATGCAGCCGGTTATCCGCCGATCAAGATGGGCGTCAATCTGTTTCCCGCGCAGGTTCGGGCCGGCGATCTGGCGCGCAGCGTCGTCGACCTGATCGCGCGCTACGCTCTCGATCCGCGGCTCCTGGAGATCGAGATCACCGAGACGGTCACGCTCAACGACGACGATCAGTCACTCGAGTCGATTCAGGCGCTGAGCGAACTCGGCGTCGGCATTGCTTTCGACGATTTCGGCACCGGCTATGCTTCGCTCGGCTCGCTGCAGCGCTATCCGCTGACGACGCTCAAGATCGACATGGGCTTCGTTCGGGACCTCCTGACCAAACCGCGCGACGCGGCCATCACCCGGGCGTTGATCATGCTCAGCAAGGAACTGGGGCTGAAGACGATCGCCGAGGGTATCGAGACCGAGGAGCAGGAGGCGGCGCTTCGCCTGATGGGCTGCGAGGCGGGGCAGGGCTATCGTTACGGCAAGCCGATGCCGGCCGACGAGGTTGCCCGGCTCTTCGTCCAACCGATCGAAAAGCAGCGTATCCGGATCAAGTAA
- a CDS encoding UbiD family decarboxylase, with amino-acid sequence MTANTTTQSAAALDLDRFRLKNFVESLSADELDIREKKVDLADVAAILQNNPKAVWFKNAGPEGQQLVGNVVGSRSRLAKAFGVPAGEVALEMRRRLSLKPELVKLSGGEAPVQQVVLTGADADLLKLPVHVQHALDGAPYISATIDYTIDPKDGRYNCGMRRLMLRGPQEAGVDLIAPSDLRVMYMAASARGERLNVAYVVGCHPIDMVSATMKEPVDELELISSLRGAPLPIVKCVTSDIMVPADAEMVIEGYFDERGYVEKEGPYGEYLGYYGVVKTNPVFHVTAITHRKDALFQTATISGNRMDFTDTSNLEALRMEMNVWKTLGDVVRQPVAVYAPVAAGGSMSMRFSIRQTYPGEARSALYAVLGAVGVKNVFVVDPDIDIFDDSQMEWAFGTRFQADRDLVIATGVRLSPLDPSLHGSRSGAKAGYDLTWPMQHAQNWELVTPQAPSYPGKRFPSLEAALKDGAKHFEELMAAVGSRDGREVVRELDTFRSRGLERDERGRYYLPL; translated from the coding sequence ATGACCGCCAATACGACAACTCAATCCGCCGCCGCACTTGATCTCGACCGTTTCCGGTTGAAGAATTTCGTCGAGAGCCTGAGCGCGGACGAGCTCGATATCCGTGAGAAGAAGGTCGATCTGGCCGATGTCGCGGCGATCCTGCAGAACAACCCGAAGGCCGTCTGGTTCAAAAATGCCGGTCCGGAAGGCCAGCAATTGGTCGGCAACGTGGTCGGAAGCCGTTCCCGTCTCGCCAAGGCTTTCGGCGTGCCGGCCGGCGAGGTGGCGCTCGAGATGCGCCGCCGCCTGTCGCTGAAGCCGGAACTGGTGAAGCTTTCCGGGGGCGAAGCGCCCGTGCAGCAGGTCGTGTTGACAGGCGCTGACGCCGATCTCCTCAAGCTGCCGGTCCACGTGCAGCACGCGCTTGACGGCGCGCCCTACATTTCCGCGACGATCGACTACACGATCGACCCGAAGGACGGCCGTTACAATTGCGGCATGCGCCGGCTGATGCTGCGCGGCCCGCAGGAAGCGGGCGTCGACCTGATCGCGCCGAGCGACCTGCGTGTCATGTACATGGCCGCGTCCGCGCGCGGCGAGCGGCTGAATGTCGCTTACGTGGTCGGCTGCCACCCGATCGACATGGTGTCCGCCACCATGAAGGAACCGGTCGACGAGCTGGAGCTGATCTCGTCGCTCCGCGGCGCGCCGCTGCCGATCGTCAAATGCGTGACCAGCGACATCATGGTCCCGGCCGACGCGGAAATGGTCATCGAAGGTTATTTCGACGAGCGCGGTTACGTGGAGAAGGAGGGCCCTTACGGCGAATATCTCGGCTACTACGGCGTCGTGAAGACCAACCCGGTCTTCCATGTGACCGCGATCACCCATCGCAAGGATGCGCTGTTCCAGACGGCGACCATCTCCGGCAATCGCATGGACTTCACCGATACGTCCAACCTCGAGGCGCTGCGCATGGAGATGAACGTCTGGAAGACGCTCGGCGATGTGGTGCGCCAGCCGGTTGCCGTCTACGCGCCGGTCGCCGCCGGTGGATCGATGAGCATGCGCTTCTCGATCCGCCAGACCTATCCGGGCGAGGCCCGTTCGGCACTCTACGCGGTTCTCGGTGCCGTCGGCGTCAAGAACGTCTTCGTCGTCGATCCGGACATCGATATTTTCGACGACAGCCAGATGGAATGGGCGTTCGGCACCCGTTTCCAGGCCGACCGCGATCTGGTGATCGCAACTGGTGTTCGGCTGTCGCCGCTCGATCCGTCGCTTCACGGCTCCCGTTCCGGTGCCAAGGCCGGCTACGATCTCACTTGGCCGATGCAGCATGCCCAGAACTGGGAACTCGTCACGCCGCAGGCTCCGTCCTATCCCGGCAAGCGTTTCCCCTCGCTCGAAGCGGCTCTGAAGGACGGCGCAAAGCATTTCGAGGAGCTGATGGCGGCAGTCGGCAGTCGCGACGGTCGCGAAGTTGTCCGCGAACTCGACACTTTCCGCTCCAGGGGACTGGAGCGCGACGAGCGGGGCCGTTACTACCTTCCCCTATAA
- a CDS encoding Bug family tripartite tricarboxylate transporter substrate binding protein: protein MQTITRRFVLAASVAVAGSAFGLSPATAQTNYPNQTISMICAFPAGSGADVIVRFFAEKIAKVSGATIIVENKPGAGGNIAGQYVTRSKPDGYTIFFHTGSAVAGNMHMFKTPPFDVVKDLQVAATVNKQPHMIAVPISSPIKTMKELTEYLKKEGSNASYAINNTSGKVLAAIYKQEAGLDTVEVAYKSSADSMNDILSGAMAFAAQDPVFSLSQLREGRYRLLAVSSAKRIPGAPDVPTMTESGYPMDQVGWFAMMVPSATPKDIVDKINGWTRQVLAQEDVKKFVTDQGGDVFVSTPKEGQEYLKKEVAAWAGYVKIANIPQQ, encoded by the coding sequence ATGCAGACTATCACGCGTCGTTTCGTGCTTGCCGCATCGGTCGCCGTCGCGGGCAGCGCCTTCGGGCTTTCGCCGGCCACGGCACAGACGAATTACCCAAATCAGACCATCAGCATGATCTGTGCGTTCCCGGCGGGCAGCGGCGCCGATGTCATCGTCCGCTTTTTCGCCGAAAAGATCGCCAAGGTTTCGGGCGCCACCATCATCGTCGAAAACAAGCCGGGCGCCGGCGGCAATATTGCCGGCCAATACGTCACGCGCTCCAAGCCGGACGGTTATACGATCTTCTTCCATACCGGCAGCGCCGTCGCCGGCAACATGCACATGTTCAAGACGCCGCCCTTCGACGTGGTGAAGGACCTGCAGGTCGCAGCCACCGTCAACAAGCAGCCACACATGATCGCCGTTCCGATATCGAGCCCGATCAAGACCATGAAGGAACTGACCGAATACCTGAAGAAGGAAGGCTCCAACGCGAGCTACGCCATCAACAACACGTCGGGCAAGGTTCTCGCCGCCATCTACAAGCAGGAAGCCGGCCTCGACACGGTTGAAGTCGCCTACAAGAGCAGCGCCGATTCGATGAACGACATTTTGAGCGGTGCGATGGCCTTTGCGGCCCAGGATCCGGTCTTCTCCCTGTCGCAGCTTCGCGAAGGCCGCTACCGCCTGCTGGCGGTCAGCTCCGCCAAGCGCATTCCGGGCGCTCCCGACGTTCCGACGATGACGGAATCCGGCTACCCGATGGACCAGGTCGGCTGGTTCGCGATGATGGTCCCCTCGGCGACGCCGAAAGATATCGTCGACAAGATCAATGGCTGGACCAGGCAGGTTCTCGCCCAGGAAGACGTCAAGAAATTCGTGACCGACCAGGGCGGCGACGTGTTCGTCTCGACGCCGAAAGAAGGCCAGGAATATCTGAAGAAGGAAGTCGCGGCCTGGGCAGGCTACGTCAAAATCGCCAATATCCCGCAACAGTGA
- a CDS encoding sensor histidine kinase yields the protein MASRTFAEKKDDYIQSFLSRRFSAAEVYFIATICVLVAFALRFSLHGVLDDKAPFTFFIPPILVAALIGGMRASLFAVVLSVLAAYVIKELTPRGANFTEMAMIGIVGVVIALLGEILHSARKAIGKAQAKADSREAHLRSVLDTVLDASIVSTRDGTIVSFNAAAIRQFGYGEDEVVGQNLRMLMPEPYHREHDGYMERYLRTGEKRIIGMDRVVVGRRKDGSTFPMKLAVGETHTGGETFFTGFVRDLTEREESAARLQEIQGELARLARLNEMGEMASTLAHELNQPLSAIANYVHGCARLLRDMDEAVAVRMREALEETANQSLRAGQIIKHLREFVTKGETEKAPENIRRLVEEAGALALVGSREKGVRAIFEFAQGPEMVTVDRIQVQQVLTNLMRNAIEAMRDSQRRELVIRTLQENEDMIQVIVQDTGPGIPEEIAGQLFKPFITTKAGGMGIGLSISKRIVEAHGGEMTVTRNAAGGATFRFTLPIDKEERENADG from the coding sequence ATGGCTTCCAGGACGTTCGCCGAAAAGAAGGATGACTATATTCAGTCTTTCTTGAGCCGTCGGTTTTCAGCCGCGGAAGTCTATTTTATTGCGACCATCTGCGTGCTGGTTGCGTTTGCGCTGCGCTTCTCGCTGCACGGCGTTCTCGACGATAAGGCGCCCTTCACATTCTTCATTCCGCCGATCCTCGTTGCCGCCCTTATCGGCGGCATGCGGGCCTCGCTTTTCGCCGTGGTGCTTTCGGTTCTGGCAGCCTACGTGATCAAGGAACTGACGCCGCGGGGGGCCAATTTCACGGAAATGGCGATGATCGGCATCGTCGGCGTGGTGATCGCGCTGCTCGGCGAAATACTTCACTCTGCCCGCAAGGCGATCGGAAAAGCCCAGGCAAAAGCCGACTCCCGCGAAGCGCATCTTCGCTCCGTCCTCGACACTGTTCTCGATGCCAGCATCGTCAGCACAAGGGACGGCACGATCGTCTCCTTCAATGCCGCAGCAATCCGCCAGTTCGGTTATGGCGAAGACGAGGTGGTCGGCCAGAACCTGCGCATGCTGATGCCGGAACCCTACCACCGCGAACATGACGGCTACATGGAAAGGTATCTGAGGACCGGTGAAAAGCGGATCATCGGCATGGACCGCGTGGTCGTCGGACGACGCAAGGACGGCTCGACCTTCCCGATGAAGCTTGCAGTCGGAGAGACCCATACCGGCGGGGAAACCTTCTTCACCGGCTTCGTGCGGGACCTGACCGAACGCGAGGAGTCGGCTGCACGCCTGCAGGAGATCCAGGGAGAGCTCGCCCGCCTCGCCCGCCTCAATGAAATGGGCGAAATGGCATCCACCCTTGCCCACGAACTGAACCAGCCGCTCTCGGCGATTGCCAATTATGTGCACGGCTGCGCGCGCCTTCTGCGCGACATGGACGAAGCCGTCGCAGTGCGCATGCGCGAAGCGTTGGAAGAGACGGCGAACCAGTCGCTCCGGGCGGGCCAGATCATCAAGCATCTCAGGGAATTCGTGACCAAGGGCGAAACGGAAAAGGCGCCGGAGAACATCCGCCGCCTGGTCGAGGAAGCCGGCGCTCTGGCGTTGGTCGGCTCGCGCGAAAAAGGCGTCCGTGCGATCTTCGAATTCGCGCAAGGGCCGGAAATGGTCACCGTCGACCGCATTCAGGTTCAGCAGGTGCTCACCAACCTGATGCGCAACGCCATCGAGGCGATGCGCGACAGCCAGCGGCGGGAACTGGTCATCCGCACCCTCCAGGAAAACGAGGACATGATCCAGGTGATCGTCCAGGATACCGGCCCCGGCATTCCCGAAGAGATCGCCGGGCAGCTTTTCAAGCCCTTCATCACCACCAAGGCGGGCGGTATGGGGATAGGGCTTTCGATTTCCAAGCGCATCGTCGAAGCGCATGGCGGCGAGATGACGGTGACGCGCAACGCGGCCGGAGGCGCGACGTTCCGTTTCACACTCCCGATCGACAAGGAGGAACGCGAGAATGCAGACGGGTGA
- the fixJ gene encoding response regulator FixJ, giving the protein MQTGDYTIHIVDDEEPVRKSLAFMLTMNGFAVRMHETASSFLQFAPSVRNGVLVTDLRMPDMTGVELIRKLTSSRAGIPSIVITGHGDVPMAVEAMKAGAIDFIEKPFGDTVIIEAIQRAAELLSDKTLDTDDLAEVQTRLESLSDRERQVLAAVVAGLPNKSIAYDLDISPRTVEVHRANVMSKMKAKSLPQLVRMAMAAGFGPN; this is encoded by the coding sequence ATGCAGACGGGTGACTACACGATCCATATCGTCGACGACGAGGAGCCGGTCAGGAAGTCCCTCGCCTTCATGCTGACCATGAATGGCTTTGCCGTACGCATGCATGAAACCGCCTCGTCCTTCCTGCAGTTCGCGCCGAGCGTCAGGAACGGTGTTTTGGTTACCGACCTCAGGATGCCGGACATGACCGGCGTCGAGCTGATTCGCAAGCTGACCTCCAGCCGCGCCGGCATTCCGTCGATCGTCATCACCGGCCATGGCGACGTGCCGATGGCAGTGGAGGCGATGAAGGCAGGCGCCATCGACTTCATCGAAAAACCTTTCGGGGACACGGTCATCATCGAAGCGATCCAGCGGGCTGCCGAGCTGCTGTCGGACAAAACGCTCGATACCGACGACCTAGCCGAGGTTCAGACACGGCTTGAAAGCCTGAGCGATCGGGAGAGGCAGGTGTTGGCCGCCGTGGTTGCCGGTCTGCCGAACAAGTCGATTGCCTACGATCTCGACATAAGCCCTCGCACCGTCGAGGTGCATCGCGCCAACGTCATGAGCAAGATGAAGGCGAAAAGCTTGCCACAGCTCGTTCGCATGGCAATGGCTGCCGGTTTCGGTCCCAATTGA
- a CDS encoding response regulator, whose protein sequence is MLSQARTIIVIAPDLGLRQSLTFALEVEGYHVEAHESWRKGTITAGQTLCMIIDDQVLRASSDALQRLLQSGQAVILLTDGMSPSVEGELGPIQSLTKPFNGADLLGLVKDLALTA, encoded by the coding sequence GTGTTATCACAAGCGAGAACCATAATTGTCATCGCGCCCGATCTCGGTCTCAGGCAGTCGTTGACATTCGCACTGGAGGTGGAGGGCTATCACGTCGAGGCTCACGAATCCTGGCGCAAGGGCACCATCACCGCCGGCCAGACGCTTTGCATGATCATCGACGATCAGGTACTGCGTGCTTCGAGCGACGCCCTGCAGCGTCTGCTGCAGTCGGGCCAGGCCGTGATCCTGCTTACCGACGGCATGTCTCCGTCCGTCGAAGGCGAGCTCGGCCCGATCCAGAGCCTCACCAAACCGTTCAACGGGGCCGATCTCCTGGGTCTCGTCAAGGACCTTGCGCTGACAGCCTGA